TGGGCATCGCCGGGGCGCGGCGGGTTGCGCTCGGGCTCACCGCCGGGTTCGTATGCTGCGCCGCGCTACACCCCTGGCCCGGGGCAGCCGCGCTGCTGGTGACGGGCGCGATCACGGCCGCCCTGCTGCTGGCAATGCACGAAAAACGCGGCGTAACCTACTACGAAGTCGCGCTCGACGGGCTGCTGCTCGTCCAGTCCGCCTTGCTCTTCGCGACCGCCCCGGCCGTCTAGCCCGCGAAACAGCGGGTATACTGGTGCAACGCCGCAAGGGCTCCCGCCATGAACGCCACCCTCATCTCCGACACCACGACCCACGGCATCCGTGTCGGCGCGGCCGCGTTCTACCTGCCCGACCCCTCGGTCCCCGAAGAAAACAAGTACGTCTTCGGCTACCGCGTCGTCATCCTCAACGCCGGCGACCAGGGCGTGCAGCTCCTGCGCCGGCACTGGGACATCATCGACGGCGACGGCACGGTCAAGACCGTCGACGGCAAGGGCGTCGTCGGCGAGCAGCCCGAGCTCGAGCCCGGCGAGGCGTTCAAGTACGAGAGCTTCGCGGTCTTGCCCACCCCCTGGGGGACGATGGAGGGCTACTACGAGATGCAGGACGACGTAGGCGAAACGCTGCGTGTGGCGATCGGGCGATTCTTCCTGACCGAAGACTCCTCCGCGTCGGGGCAAGGGGACACGCCCTAGATGTCCGACC
The sequence above is a segment of the Phycisphaeraceae bacterium D3-23 genome. Coding sequences within it:
- the apaG gene encoding Co2+/Mg2+ efflux protein ApaG, coding for MNATLISDTTTHGIRVGAAAFYLPDPSVPEENKYVFGYRVVILNAGDQGVQLLRRHWDIIDGDGTVKTVDGKGVVGEQPELEPGEAFKYESFAVLPTPWGTMEGYYEMQDDVGETLRVAIGRFFLTEDSSASGQGDTP